In one window of Rhizobium sp. ACO-34A DNA:
- a CDS encoding 2-oxoglutarate dehydrogenase E1 component produces MGRQEANEQFLITSFLDGSNAAYIEQLYARYEDDPFSVSAEWQAFFKALADNPADVKKAAAGASWQRKNWPIPAQGELVSALDGNWGVIEKVIETKVKAKAEATAVATGKPASEAEVLQATRDSVRAIMMIRAYRMRGHLHANLDPLGLAAPVEDYNELSPVAYGFSEADFSRKIFIDNVLGLEYATIPEMLDILKRTYCSTIGVEFMHMSNPDEKHWIQERIEGPDKGVDFTPNGKKAILSKLIEAEGFEQFIDVKYKGTKRFGLDGGESLIPALEQIIKRGGQEGLEEIVFGMAHRGRLNVLTNVMAKPHRAVFHEFKGGSFKPDEVEGSGDVKYHLGASSDREFDGNKVHLSLTANPSHLEIVNPVVMGKARAKQDQLAKVWDGDIIPLRERAKVLPLLLHGDAAFAGQGVVAEILGLSGLRGHRVAGTMHFIINNQIGFTTNPAFSRSSPYPSDVAKMIEAPIFHVNGDDPEAVVYAAKIATEYRMKFHKPVVIDMFCYRRFGHNEGDEPAFTQPKMYKAIRAHKTVVQLYADRLIAEGLITDGEFEKMKADWRAHLEQEFEAGQSYKPNKADWLDGVWSGLRAADNADEQRRGKTAVPMKSLKEIGRKLSTIPEGFKAHRTIQRFMDNRAQMVETGEGLDWAMGEALAFGSLAVEGHKIRLSGQDCERGTFSQRHSVLYDQETEERYIPLANLAANQARYEVINSMLSEEAVLGFEYGYSLARPNALTLWEAQFGDFANGAQVVFDQFISSGERKWLRMSGLVCLLPHGYEGQGPEHSSARLERWLQMCAEDNMQVANVTTPANYFHILRRQVKRDFRKPLILMTPKSLLRHKRAVSSLSDMAGESSFHRLLWDDAEVIKDGPIKLQKDNKIRRVVMCTGKVYYDLLEEREKRGIDDIYLLRVEQLYPFPAKALINELSRFRNAEMVWCQEEPKNMGAWSFIDPYLEWVLAHIDAKYQRVRYTGRPAAASPATGLMSKHLAQLEAFLEDALGG; encoded by the coding sequence ATGGGTAGGCAAGAAGCCAACGAGCAATTTCTGATCACGTCCTTCCTCGACGGATCGAATGCTGCCTATATCGAGCAGCTCTATGCGCGCTATGAGGATGACCCCTTCTCGGTTTCGGCCGAATGGCAGGCCTTCTTCAAGGCGCTGGCCGATAACCCGGCCGACGTGAAAAAGGCTGCCGCGGGCGCCTCCTGGCAGCGCAAGAACTGGCCGATCCCGGCGCAGGGCGAACTGGTGTCGGCGCTCGACGGTAACTGGGGCGTGATCGAAAAGGTCATCGAGACCAAGGTCAAGGCCAAGGCCGAAGCAACCGCGGTTGCAACCGGCAAGCCGGCCAGCGAGGCCGAAGTGCTGCAGGCGACCCGCGATTCCGTCCGGGCCATCATGATGATCCGCGCCTATCGCATGCGCGGCCACCTGCACGCCAATCTCGATCCTCTCGGTCTGGCCGCTCCGGTTGAGGACTACAACGAGCTTTCGCCGGTCGCCTACGGCTTCTCGGAAGCCGATTTCAGCCGCAAGATCTTCATCGACAACGTGCTTGGTCTCGAATACGCGACCATCCCGGAAATGCTCGATATCCTGAAGCGGACCTATTGCTCGACCATCGGCGTCGAGTTCATGCACATGTCCAATCCGGATGAAAAGCACTGGATCCAGGAGCGTATCGAAGGTCCGGACAAGGGTGTCGACTTCACCCCGAACGGCAAGAAGGCCATCCTTTCCAAGCTGATCGAGGCAGAAGGCTTCGAACAGTTCATCGACGTCAAGTACAAGGGCACCAAGCGCTTCGGTCTCGACGGCGGCGAATCCCTGATCCCGGCGCTCGAACAGATCATCAAGCGCGGTGGCCAGGAGGGCCTCGAGGAAATCGTCTTCGGCATGGCCCACCGTGGTCGACTGAACGTTCTGACCAACGTCATGGCGAAGCCGCATCGCGCGGTGTTCCACGAGTTCAAGGGCGGTTCGTTCAAGCCTGACGAAGTTGAAGGTTCGGGCGACGTGAAGTACCATCTCGGCGCTTCCTCCGACCGCGAGTTCGACGGCAACAAGGTTCACCTGTCGCTGACCGCCAACCCGTCGCACCTGGAAATCGTCAACCCGGTCGTCATGGGCAAGGCCCGCGCCAAGCAGGACCAGCTCGCCAAGGTCTGGGACGGTGACATCATTCCGCTGCGCGAACGCGCCAAGGTGCTGCCGCTGCTTCTGCACGGCGATGCTGCCTTTGCCGGCCAGGGCGTCGTTGCCGAAATTCTCGGCCTTTCCGGTCTGCGCGGCCACCGCGTCGCCGGCACGATGCACTTCATCATCAACAACCAGATCGGCTTTACGACCAATCCGGCCTTCTCGCGTTCGTCGCCCTATCCGTCCGACGTCGCCAAGATGATCGAAGCGCCGATCTTCCACGTCAACGGTGACGATCCGGAAGCGGTCGTCTATGCCGCCAAGATCGCGACCGAATACCGGATGAAGTTCCACAAGCCGGTCGTCATCGACATGTTCTGCTACCGCCGCTTCGGCCATAACGAAGGCGATGAGCCCGCGTTCACCCAGCCGAAGATGTACAAGGCGATCCGCGCCCACAAGACGGTCGTTCAGCTCTATGCTGACCGCCTGATCGCCGAGGGTCTGATCACCGACGGCGAATTCGAGAAGATGAAGGCCGACTGGCGCGCCCACCTCGAGCAGGAGTTCGAGGCCGGCCAGTCCTACAAGCCGAACAAGGCCGACTGGCTGGACGGCGTATGGTCGGGCCTTCGCGCTGCCGACAACGCCGACGAACAGCGTCGCGGCAAGACCGCCGTGCCGATGAAGTCGCTGAAGGAAATCGGCCGTAAGCTGTCGACCATTCCGGAAGGCTTCAAGGCGCACCGCACGATCCAGCGTTTCATGGACAATCGCGCCCAGATGGTGGAAACCGGCGAGGGCCTCGACTGGGCCATGGGCGAGGCGCTTGCCTTCGGTTCGCTGGCCGTCGAGGGGCACAAGATCCGCCTGTCGGGCCAGGATTGCGAACGCGGCACCTTCTCGCAGCGCCATTCGGTTCTCTACGATCAGGAGACCGAAGAGCGCTACATCCCGCTCGCCAACCTCGCCGCGAACCAGGCTCGTTACGAAGTCATCAACTCGATGCTTTCGGAAGAGGCCGTTCTCGGCTTCGAATACGGCTACTCGCTGGCCCGTCCGAATGCGCTGACGCTGTGGGAAGCCCAGTTCGGCGACTTCGCCAACGGTGCTCAGGTGGTCTTCGACCAGTTCATCTCGTCGGGCGAACGCAAGTGGCTGCGCATGTCCGGTCTCGTCTGCCTTCTGCCGCACGGTTATGAAGGTCAGGGTCCGGAACACTCGTCCGCCCGTCTGGAGCGCTGGCTGCAGATGTGCGCCGAAGACAACATGCAGGTCGCCAACGTCACGACGCCGGCAAACTACTTCCACATCCTGCGCCGGCAGGTGAAGCGCGACTTCCGCAAGCCGCTCATCCTGATGACGCCGAAGTCCCTGTTGCGCCACAAGCGGGCTGTTTCCAGCCTCTCCGACATGGCCGGCGAAAGCTCGTTCCACCGCCTGCTGTGGGACGATGCGGAGGTCATCAAGGACGGCCCGATCAAGCTGCAGAAGGACAACAAGATCCGCCGCGTCGTCATGTGCACCGGTAAGGTCTACTACGATCTTCTGGAAGAGCGCGAAAAGCGCGGCATCGACGACATCTACCTGCTGCGCGTCGAACAGCTCTATCCGTTCCCGGCCAAGGCGCTGATCAACGAGCTCAGCCGTTTCCGCAATGCGGAGATGGTCTGGTGCCAGGAAGAGCCGAAGAACATGGGGGCGTGGTCGTTCATCGATCCCTATCTCGAGTGGGTTCTGGCTCACATCGACGCCAAGTACCAGCGGGTTCGCTACACCGGCCGTCCGGCCGCGGCATCGCCCGCAACCGGCCTGATGTCGAAGCATCTCGCCCAGCTCGAGGCCTTCCTCGAGGATGCGCTGGGGGGCTGA
- a CDS encoding cytochrome B, with amino-acid sequence MTTTPVLGYSLPQKLIHWLMAALILFNLLFADGMEHWNRLVRRGETITPDDIASANVHAYVGIAVLCLAVIRLILRLTHGAPEAPAEEPPVLRLASKAAHWTFYLLFFLLPISGAAAYYFGAEGAGSLHGGPFKLLMWLLIVVHIAAVLVHQFYWKTSVAQRMTKG; translated from the coding sequence ATGACGACGACCCCTGTACTCGGATATTCTCTGCCGCAAAAGCTCATTCACTGGCTTATGGCGGCTCTGATCCTTTTCAACCTGCTTTTCGCCGATGGCATGGAGCACTGGAACCGGCTGGTGCGCCGTGGTGAAACCATCACGCCCGATGACATCGCGTCGGCCAATGTGCATGCCTATGTCGGCATCGCGGTACTCTGTCTTGCGGTGATCCGCCTCATCCTGCGCCTGACGCATGGTGCGCCAGAAGCGCCGGCCGAAGAGCCGCCGGTCCTTCGTCTCGCTTCCAAGGCGGCGCACTGGACGTTCTATCTGTTGTTCTTCCTTCTGCCGATCAGTGGTGCCGCAGCCTATTACTTCGGGGCCGAAGGCGCCGGTTCGCTGCATGGTGGGCCGTTCAAGCTCCTGATGTGGCTGTTGATCGTGGTGCACATTGCCGCAGTGCTGGTGCATCAGTTTTATTGGAAAACGTCAGTTGCCCAGCGTATGACCAAAGGCTGA
- a CDS encoding lysine transporter LysE yields the protein MHAYLLELASLMAVFSFAIVSPGADTAMVMRQAMVHGRREAILTSFGIGTSLMFHVTYTILGLGLIISKSLLLFSIIKWAGAAYLIYMGVMALRAGKTDLDPVADGAEPARQSALRAFGLGFLANALNPKPVLFFLSIFSALVAASTPGTVKFGYGLVMATCLIAWFVGVSFFMTTPRMRAAFSRASKWINRASGMVFIAFGLKLAATRAN from the coding sequence ATGCACGCCTATCTTCTGGAACTCGCTTCGCTGATGGCGGTATTCTCCTTCGCCATCGTTTCCCCCGGCGCTGATACGGCGATGGTCATGCGCCAGGCCATGGTGCACGGACGGCGCGAGGCGATCCTGACGAGTTTCGGCATCGGCACGTCGCTGATGTTCCATGTCACCTACACCATTCTCGGCCTCGGGCTGATCATCTCGAAGTCGCTTCTCCTGTTCAGCATCATCAAGTGGGCGGGTGCCGCCTACCTCATCTATATGGGTGTGATGGCGCTGCGGGCCGGCAAGACCGATCTCGATCCGGTTGCCGATGGCGCCGAGCCTGCCCGGCAGAGCGCATTGCGCGCCTTCGGCCTTGGCTTTCTCGCCAATGCGCTGAACCCGAAGCCCGTTCTCTTCTTCCTGTCGATCTTCTCGGCCTTGGTCGCCGCATCCACGCCCGGCACGGTGAAGTTCGGCTACGGTCTGGTGATGGCGACCTGCCTTATCGCATGGTTCGTCGGCGTGTCGTTCTTCATGACGACGCCGCGTATGCGGGCGGCCTTCTCCCGCGCCAGCAAGTGGATCAACCGCGCTTCCGGCATGGTGTTCATCGCCTTCGGCCTGAAGCTCGCGGCGACGAGGGCGAACTGA
- a CDS encoding dihydrolipoamide succinyltransferase: MATEIRVPTLGESVSEATVGTWFKKVGDTVKADEPLVELETDKVTVEVPAPASGVLTEIVAANGETVGLGALLGQIAEGAAAAASAPAAAPAAAPAPAAAPAVAAAVPAASAMPAAPAAAKMLAENNLSADQVDGSGKRGQVLKGDVIAAIAKGATVAAAPAPAAAPRPASSADDAVREERVKMTRLRQTIAKRLKDAQNTAAMLTTYNEVDMSAVMDLRNRYKDIFEKKHGVKLGFMGFFTKAVTHALKEIPSINAEIDGTDIIYKNFCHIGMAVGTDKGLVVPVIRDADERSIAGVEKELGRLAKAARDGALSMADMQGGTFTITNGGVYGSLMSSPILNAPQSGILGMHKIQERPVAIGGQIVIRPMMYLALSYDHRIVDGKEAVTFLVRVKESLEDPERLVLDL; the protein is encoded by the coding sequence ATGGCCACAGAAATCCGCGTCCCCACCCTGGGTGAATCCGTCAGCGAAGCGACGGTCGGCACCTGGTTCAAGAAGGTCGGCGACACCGTCAAGGCCGACGAGCCGCTCGTCGAACTCGAAACCGACAAGGTGACCGTCGAAGTACCTGCTCCGGCTTCCGGCGTGCTGACCGAGATCGTTGCCGCCAATGGCGAAACCGTCGGTCTCGGCGCGCTGCTCGGCCAGATCGCTGAGGGCGCTGCTGCTGCCGCTTCGGCACCTGCAGCCGCTCCGGCCGCTGCCCCGGCCCCGGCTGCTGCACCCGCGGTCGCCGCCGCTGTTCCGGCCGCCTCGGCCATGCCGGCTGCTCCGGCTGCCGCCAAGATGCTTGCGGAAAACAACCTCTCGGCCGATCAGGTCGATGGTTCCGGCAAGCGTGGCCAGGTTCTCAAGGGCGACGTGATCGCTGCCATCGCCAAGGGTGCTACCGTTGCCGCCGCTCCGGCTCCGGCTGCTGCTCCCCGTCCGGCATCGAGCGCCGATGACGCCGTTCGCGAAGAACGCGTCAAGATGACCCGTCTGCGCCAGACCATCGCAAAGCGCCTCAAGGACGCCCAGAACACCGCCGCCATGCTGACCACCTATAACGAGGTGGACATGTCGGCCGTGATGGACCTGCGCAACCGCTACAAGGACATCTTCGAGAAGAAGCACGGCGTGAAGCTCGGCTTCATGGGCTTCTTCACCAAGGCCGTTACCCACGCGCTGAAGGAAATCCCCTCGATCAACGCCGAAATCGACGGCACCGACATCATCTACAAGAACTTCTGCCACATCGGCATGGCGGTCGGTACCGACAAGGGTCTTGTCGTTCCGGTCATCCGCGATGCCGATGAGCGTTCTATCGCAGGCGTCGAGAAGGAACTCGGCCGTCTCGCCAAGGCTGCACGCGATGGCGCGCTGTCGATGGCCGACATGCAGGGCGGCACCTTCACCATCACCAATGGTGGCGTCTACGGTTCGCTGATGTCTTCGCCGATCCTGAACGCACCGCAGTCGGGCATTCTCGGCATGCACAAGATCCAGGAGCGTCCGGTCGCCATCGGCGGCCAAATCGTGATCCGTCCGATGATGTATCTGGCTCTGTCCTACGACCACCGCATCGTCGATGGCAAGGAAGCCGTGACCTTCCTCGTCCGCGTCAAGGAAAGCCTGGAAGATCCGGAACGACTGGTTCTCGATCTCTGA
- a CDS encoding dihydrolipoyl dehydrogenase, with protein sequence MAYDVVVIGSGPGGYVCAVKAAQLGLKVAVVEKRATYGGTCLNVGCIPSKALLHASEMFNHVAHGMDALGVEVAAPKLNLGKMMAHKDSVVKANVEGVSFLFKKNKIDGFQGTGKVVSAGKVSVTNDKGEEQVLETKNIVVATGSDVAGIPGVAVEIDEKVIVSSTGGIALDKVPGKLVVVGGGVIGLELGSVWSRLGAKVTVVEYLDNILGGMDGEVSKQFQRMLAKQGIEFNLGAKVTGVEKSGKGAKVTFEPVKGGEAQVLEADVVLVATGRKPYTAGLGLEAAGVVLDNRGRVEIDGHFRTNVAGIYAIGDVVRGPMLAHKAEDEGVALAEILSGQHGHVNYDVIPGVVYTQPEVASVGKTEEELKAAGVAYKVGKFPFTANGRARAMLATDGFVKILSDKETDRVLGGHIVGFGAGEMIHEIAVLMEFGGSAEDLGRTCHAHPTMSEAVKEAALAAFFKPIHM encoded by the coding sequence ATGGCTTATGATGTAGTGGTGATCGGTAGCGGCCCCGGCGGTTACGTTTGTGCAGTCAAGGCAGCCCAGCTCGGCCTGAAGGTCGCCGTCGTCGAAAAGCGGGCGACCTATGGCGGCACCTGCCTCAATGTCGGCTGTATTCCGTCCAAGGCCCTGCTGCACGCATCCGAAATGTTCAACCATGTCGCCCATGGCATGGATGCCCTCGGCGTCGAGGTTGCCGCTCCGAAGCTGAACCTCGGCAAGATGATGGCCCACAAGGACAGCGTCGTGAAGGCGAACGTCGAAGGCGTTTCCTTCCTGTTCAAGAAGAACAAGATCGATGGTTTCCAGGGCACCGGCAAGGTCGTTTCGGCCGGCAAGGTTTCCGTCACCAATGACAAGGGCGAGGAACAGGTTCTCGAGACGAAGAACATCGTCGTCGCCACCGGTTCCGACGTTGCCGGTATTCCGGGCGTTGCCGTCGAAATCGACGAGAAGGTGATCGTATCCTCCACCGGCGGTATCGCGCTCGACAAGGTTCCGGGCAAGCTGGTTGTCGTCGGCGGCGGCGTCATCGGCCTCGAACTCGGCTCGGTCTGGTCGCGCCTCGGCGCCAAGGTCACCGTCGTCGAATATCTCGACAACATCCTCGGCGGCATGGACGGCGAAGTTTCCAAGCAGTTCCAGCGCATGCTGGCCAAGCAGGGCATCGAATTCAACCTCGGCGCCAAGGTCACCGGTGTCGAAAAGTCCGGCAAGGGCGCCAAGGTCACGTTCGAGCCGGTCAAGGGCGGTGAGGCGCAGGTTCTGGAAGCCGATGTCGTCCTCGTTGCCACCGGCCGCAAGCCCTACACGGCAGGCCTCGGCCTCGAAGCCGCAGGCGTGGTGCTCGACAACCGCGGTCGCGTCGAGATCGACGGCCACTTCCGCACCAATGTCGCCGGCATCTATGCGATCGGCGACGTCGTGCGTGGCCCGATGCTCGCTCACAAGGCCGAGGACGAAGGCGTGGCGCTTGCCGAGATCCTCTCCGGCCAGCACGGCCATGTGAACTATGACGTCATCCCGGGTGTCGTCTACACCCAGCCGGAAGTCGCGTCCGTCGGCAAGACCGAGGAAGAACTCAAGGCCGCTGGCGTCGCCTACAAGGTCGGCAAGTTCCCCTTCACCGCCAATGGCCGAGCCCGCGCCATGCTGGCGACCGATGGTTTCGTCAAGATCCTCTCGGACAAGGAAACAGATCGCGTTCTCGGAGGTCACATCGTCGGCTTCGGCGCCGGCGAGATGATCCACGAGATTGCAGTGCTGATGGAATTCGGCGGTTCTGCCGAAGACCTCGGCCGCACCTGCCATGCGCACCCGACCATGTCGGAAGCCGTCAAGGAAGCAGCGCTCGCCGCTTTCTTCAAGCCGATCCATATGTAA